In Candidatus Hadarchaeales archaeon, one DNA window encodes the following:
- the acsC gene encoding acetyl-CoA decarbonylase/synthase complex subunit gamma gives MAAKKKIGPLDIYALLPKTNCGKCEPGVCMAFAARLAERTISLEECPPLWEKGQEANLKKLQEMLKPPVKEVKIGDIKVGGQLVVRRHEYRYFNPVPLALTLEDTLSEVDLLKRIKKVEEYGYSYIGKTLRLDMLAPRYVSGDPSKFEATVRKASLTKFPLVLWCTDPGVMEKAVSLVKDRRPLLYAATKENWKEMGELALKYQCPLALYSPFDLKTLKSMAKTMMNWGLQDLLLDPGAGFGEMLKETVNCFTVLRNTAIRGEDPEVGFPLIASVARVWEDGGRKPEELAWEETALATILMVRYADLIILKSEEIWTWLPLIILRENIYTDPRKPVSVEPGMRAIGEVNENSPVMVTSNFALTYFTVASDIENSKVPSYLIVVDTGGLSVESSIAGRKMTAQTIADAIKASNVKEKVKHRKVILPGMAARYKGELEELLGFEWEVMIGPRDSSGIPKFLAEHWK, from the coding sequence ATGGCAGCCAAAAAGAAGATTGGACCTTTGGACATCTATGCCCTCCTCCCCAAAACCAACTGTGGTAAGTGTGAACCGGGTGTTTGTATGGCTTTTGCCGCCAGGTTGGCGGAGAGGACCATTTCACTTGAAGAATGTCCTCCTCTGTGGGAAAAGGGACAGGAGGCCAACCTTAAAAAACTGCAGGAAATGCTGAAACCTCCCGTGAAGGAAGTAAAAATAGGAGATATCAAGGTGGGTGGGCAGCTGGTGGTGAGAAGGCACGAATACAGGTATTTCAACCCCGTTCCTTTGGCCCTAACCTTGGAGGACACCCTTTCCGAGGTAGATCTGCTCAAGAGGATCAAGAAGGTGGAGGAATACGGATACTCCTACATAGGGAAGACCCTGAGGCTGGACATGCTGGCTCCAAGGTATGTCTCGGGAGACCCCTCCAAGTTCGAGGCCACCGTCAGAAAGGCTTCCCTCACCAAATTTCCGCTGGTGCTCTGGTGTACCGACCCAGGAGTGATGGAAAAGGCAGTTTCCCTCGTGAAGGATAGAAGACCACTCCTTTACGCCGCCACCAAGGAGAACTGGAAGGAAATGGGAGAACTGGCTTTGAAGTACCAGTGTCCTCTTGCCCTCTATTCTCCCTTCGATCTGAAGACCCTGAAGTCGATGGCCAAGACCATGATGAACTGGGGTCTCCAGGATCTCCTCTTGGATCCTGGGGCGGGTTTCGGCGAGATGCTGAAGGAGACGGTGAACTGTTTCACCGTTCTGAGGAACACTGCCATCAGGGGGGAAGATCCGGAAGTGGGCTTTCCCTTGATAGCTTCCGTCGCCAGGGTCTGGGAGGACGGGGGAAGGAAGCCCGAGGAATTGGCTTGGGAAGAAACGGCCCTAGCCACCATCTTGATGGTCAGATATGCGGACCTCATTATCCTGAAATCTGAAGAAATCTGGACCTGGCTTCCCCTCATCATCCTGAGGGAGAACATCTATACGGATCCGAGGAAGCCCGTCAGCGTGGAGCCAGGGATGAGGGCCATCGGGGAAGTGAACGAGAATTCTCCCGTCATGGTCACCTCCAATTTTGCCCTCACCTATTTCACCGTGGCAAGTGACATAGAAAACTCGAAGGTTCCCTCCTATCTCATCGTGGTGGATACGGGTGGTCTCAGCGTGGAGTCCTCCATCGCCGGAAGGAAGATGACGGCCCAGACCATAGCCGATGCCATCAAAGCCTCCAACGTGAAAGAAAAGGTCAAGCACAGGAAGGTCATCCTACCTGGAATGGCGGCCAGGTACAAGGGGGAACTGGAGGAGCTGTTGGGATTCGAGTGGGAGGTCATGATAGGGCCCAGGGATTCCTCGGGCATCCCCAAGTTCTTGGCCGAGCACTGGAAGTAA
- the cdhD gene encoding CO dehydrogenase/acetyl-CoA synthase subunit delta, whose amino-acid sequence MTEGSPLDEILRLLGEMNELELEKVDLTLEELRFIFRPLMTVVPPPVKEAVPAKPLSLLEAEFSPFVQEYPGSIAEVTLGATSADGGTRRKVVKIGGETAPPWHFLEGKFPNPPAIAGDVFDMPVPLPGPVRAVLGDAIEDPIKWAKLAVEKFGADLVDIELVSSDPYSKNTPIEESCKLVENILQAVDVPLIVGGSGNPEKDAKLLPKIAEVCEGERVLLSSANLDMWEPVAKAAKQYGHVVLAWTSIDMAQAKELNRRLYEYLPKEQIVIDPTSAPLGYGIEYAFSIMERIRLAALMGDAELQCPMGSATANAWGAREAWLHNPEMGPREYRGPMWETAMALAMLMAGNDLYITLHPAAIRTMKDVIKWLMGEKGEPTFMPWIGVK is encoded by the coding sequence GTGACGGAAGGTTCCCCACTTGATGAGATCCTGAGGCTGTTGGGGGAAATGAATGAACTCGAGCTGGAGAAGGTGGATCTCACTCTAGAAGAACTAAGGTTCATTTTCAGGCCTTTGATGACCGTGGTCCCACCACCGGTCAAAGAGGCTGTCCCAGCCAAGCCCCTTTCCCTGTTGGAGGCCGAGTTCTCTCCCTTCGTGCAAGAATATCCAGGCTCCATAGCGGAGGTTACACTGGGAGCGACCAGTGCCGATGGAGGAACGAGGAGGAAGGTTGTGAAAATAGGGGGAGAAACGGCTCCACCTTGGCACTTCCTGGAAGGAAAGTTTCCCAATCCTCCAGCCATTGCAGGTGATGTCTTTGACATGCCTGTTCCCTTGCCAGGACCCGTTAGGGCGGTACTGGGGGATGCCATAGAAGATCCCATCAAGTGGGCAAAGCTGGCGGTGGAGAAGTTCGGTGCGGATCTGGTGGACATAGAGCTCGTCAGCAGCGATCCCTATTCCAAGAACACTCCCATAGAAGAATCCTGCAAGCTGGTGGAGAACATCTTGCAGGCCGTGGATGTTCCACTGATCGTGGGAGGATCGGGGAACCCCGAGAAGGATGCAAAGCTCCTTCCCAAAATAGCAGAGGTCTGCGAGGGGGAGAGGGTACTTTTGAGCTCGGCCAACTTGGACATGTGGGAACCCGTGGCGAAGGCTGCCAAGCAATACGGTCACGTGGTTTTGGCCTGGACTTCCATAGACATGGCCCAGGCGAAGGAACTGAACCGTAGGTTGTACGAGTATCTACCCAAGGAACAGATAGTGATCGATCCCACCTCTGCCCCCCTTGGGTATGGGATAGAATATGCCTTCTCCATTATGGAAAGAATTAGGCTGGCAGCCCTCATGGGAGATGCAGAACTCCAATGTCCCATGGGTTCGGCCACCGCCAATGCTTGGGGGGCGAGGGAGGCCTGGTTACACAATCCGGAAATGGGTCCCAGGGAGTACAGGGGTCCCATGTGGGAAACGGCGATGGCCCTCGCCATGCTCATGGCTGGAAACGATCTCTACATCACCCTGCATCCCGCAGCCATCAGGACGATGAAGGATGTGATAAAGTGGCTCATGGGAGAAAAGGGTGAGCCTACCTTCATGCCCTGGATAGGGGTGAAGTGA
- the cdhC gene encoding CO dehydrogenase/CO-methylating acetyl-CoA synthase complex subunit beta, with protein sequence MKSGMFADIPVDVGVVYEGERIRKGDMHAELGGPDVPHKFELLRVRPLEQVEDGKVTVVGPDFKDMPEGTKTPFAILVEVGGKDLEEEMEGVFERRIHYFTNWVEGFMHLNQRNTIWCRVSKKTVQKGFTLKHLGAVIIRLYHSECPIIERVQVTFYTDPAEVAKLYPEALKVYEARDARARGLKDEEVDVFYGCTLCQSFAPTHVCVITPQRYANCGAISWFDGRAASKIDPKGPIYEVKIGKVIDPFKGEWEGANESVKAKSLGAVQRVQLYTAFGYPHTSCGCFEAIAFYIPEVDGLGIVHRDFKGPAVNGVPFSTMADSTAGGRQVDGFHGISFEYMRSPKFLQADGGWKRVVWIPKEAKERVKDFIPKDVVDKIPTEEEVKNIEELKAFLKAHNHPIVEPSEELKKLGVKGLKGVEAEEAAAAPAPEAPAEGAPMLAPTLTVGVPGAGGMEFEIVLKNAKIFAEKMIIRRVEKKKG encoded by the coding sequence ATGAAGTCGGGAATGTTCGCGGACATCCCCGTGGACGTAGGGGTGGTGTACGAGGGAGAGAGAATAAGGAAGGGGGACATGCATGCGGAGCTGGGTGGACCGGATGTTCCCCACAAGTTTGAACTTTTGAGGGTGAGACCTCTAGAGCAGGTGGAGGATGGAAAGGTAACGGTAGTGGGTCCAGACTTCAAGGACATGCCAGAAGGAACCAAGACTCCTTTTGCCATCTTGGTGGAGGTGGGTGGAAAGGACCTAGAGGAAGAGATGGAGGGTGTTTTCGAGAGGAGAATCCACTACTTCACCAACTGGGTGGAGGGCTTCATGCACCTCAACCAAAGGAACACGATCTGGTGCAGAGTGAGCAAAAAGACGGTGCAGAAAGGTTTCACCCTGAAGCATCTGGGAGCGGTGATCATCAGGCTCTACCACAGCGAGTGTCCCATCATCGAGAGAGTTCAAGTTACTTTCTATACGGATCCGGCCGAAGTGGCTAAGCTCTATCCTGAGGCCCTCAAAGTTTATGAGGCTAGGGATGCGAGGGCAAGGGGCCTAAAGGACGAAGAAGTGGATGTTTTCTATGGATGTACCCTCTGTCAATCCTTCGCCCCTACCCATGTGTGCGTGATCACACCCCAAAGGTATGCCAATTGCGGTGCTATAAGTTGGTTCGATGGGAGGGCGGCCTCCAAGATAGATCCTAAGGGCCCCATCTACGAAGTCAAGATAGGGAAAGTTATAGATCCCTTCAAGGGGGAGTGGGAGGGGGCCAATGAATCTGTTAAAGCCAAGAGCCTGGGGGCAGTGCAAAGGGTACAGCTTTACACGGCCTTCGGTTATCCGCACACTTCCTGTGGGTGTTTTGAGGCTATCGCCTTCTACATTCCAGAAGTGGATGGATTGGGAATCGTGCACAGGGACTTTAAGGGCCCCGCCGTTAACGGGGTTCCTTTCTCTACCATGGCGGATTCCACGGCAGGAGGGAGGCAGGTGGATGGCTTTCATGGTATCTCGTTCGAATACATGAGATCTCCGAAGTTCCTCCAGGCAGATGGTGGATGGAAGAGGGTGGTTTGGATTCCCAAGGAGGCCAAAGAAAGGGTGAAGGACTTCATACCAAAGGATGTGGTGGACAAGATACCCACCGAAGAAGAGGTGAAGAACATTGAAGAGCTCAAGGCCTTTTTAAAAGCCCATAATCATCCCATCGTCGAGCCCAGTGAGGAGCTGAAGAAATTGGGTGTAAAGGGATTGAAAGGGGTGGAGGCCGAGGAAGCCGCCGCCGCACCTGCTCCCGAAGCGCCTGCGGAAGGTGCGCCCATGTTGGCCCCCACCCTTACCGTGGGAGTGCCGGGTGCTGGTGGGATGGAGTTCGAAATCGTGCTGAAGAATGCCAAGATCTTCGCCGAGAAGATGATCATCAGAAGGGTGGAGAAGAAAAAGGGATAA
- the cdhB gene encoding CO dehydrogenase/acetyl-CoA synthase complex subunit epsilon, whose amino-acid sequence MEPWQKAEIPGPVKAVLITRPEVVAVLIKRAKRPLFVVGTEALKEEGGKPLDYAVRIAKAGKVPVVATAQMAMELKKRGLQPAARMAMVEICSRLTDPKWSLHGDGQPHDLVLMLGLGPYYMEWLMGSGLKSFAPHLRTISLNRFYQPHCSWSFPNLSAEEWYKNLEKIAEELEK is encoded by the coding sequence GTGGAGCCGTGGCAGAAGGCTGAGATTCCAGGACCCGTGAAGGCGGTGCTCATCACCAGGCCTGAGGTAGTAGCAGTTCTCATCAAAAGGGCCAAGCGGCCCCTCTTCGTGGTAGGGACGGAGGCGCTGAAGGAAGAGGGAGGAAAACCGTTGGATTACGCCGTGAGGATAGCCAAGGCAGGAAAGGTGCCGGTGGTGGCGACGGCACAAATGGCCATGGAGCTCAAGAAGAGGGGATTACAACCGGCCGCTAGAATGGCCATGGTGGAGATATGCTCGAGACTCACGGATCCCAAGTGGAGCCTGCATGGGGACGGGCAGCCCCACGATCTAGTGCTGATGCTGGGCTTGGGTCCCTATTACATGGAGTGGCTGATGGGTTCAGGTTTGAAGTCCTTTGCACCCCACCTGCGAACGATATCTTTAAATAGATTTTATCAGCCTCATTGTAGTTGGTCCTTCCCCAACCTCTCCGCGGAGGAATGGTATAAAAACCTGGAAAAAATAGCGGAGGAGCTGGAAAAATGA
- the cdhA gene encoding CO dehydrogenase/acetyl-CoA synthase complex subunit alpha, which translates to MGSKLRIRADELQLPWLKAKGFELSLGRVAREWEEEEGPTPMPDIASLREWDKRLLKRYKPFYLPFCDLCCLCTFGKCDLSKGKRGACGIDMGGQLSRIVLLSCCIGASTHCGHARHMLDELIEKYGRDYPLDVGGENVYLEAPIIRLVTGIKPRTLGDLEDVLDYCETELVHLLSCVHTGQEGDNLDFESKVFHAGMIDHVVMEVADIAQVSAFGFPKADPEAHLVELGMGVIDSSKPVILVIGHNVPPAIGVADYLAKAGLEDKVEVCGICCTAIDLSRYSRKAKIVGPISFQLRFVRSGVADVIMVDEQCIRTDILQEAQKVNAVLITTHYKNLQGLPDRTKDPVDQIVEDLVEGKLPGAAILDPEKAGEVAVKVAMQIAPKRRKMGLIPTEERLMEESRRCTSCFSCVRSCPNTLPIPEALAEAGRGNLKPLSDLYEPCVGCGKCEQEGVCPVGIKPHTLIVGAHRREIAEEKFKMRTGRGAIQDIEIRRVGQPIVMGEIPGVVAFVGCSNFPGSWKEVARMAEEFARRKYIICTTGCSAMAIGMYRDENGQSLYETYPGVFDAGGIVNCGSCVSNSHIAGAAIKIASIFAKRRLRANYEEIADYIHNRVGAVGVAWGAYSQKASSIASGFWRLGIPVIVGPHGSKYRRALLGRKEDREVWKVIDARTGKEAYVGPVPEHLFFMAETVEEAMVAIPKLCMRASDTTKGRSIKLNHYIDLHRRLFGDLPDDLHLFVRTVADIPVTMKEEVMAFLKEKGWKEFENPNPDPTLVPRLIRVKEG; encoded by the coding sequence TTGGGTTCCAAACTTCGGATCAGAGCGGATGAACTCCAGCTTCCTTGGCTGAAAGCAAAGGGTTTCGAACTGAGTCTGGGGAGAGTGGCCAGAGAGTGGGAGGAGGAAGAGGGTCCCACCCCAATGCCGGACATAGCCTCCCTCCGGGAGTGGGATAAAAGACTCCTCAAGAGGTACAAGCCCTTCTACCTCCCCTTTTGTGATCTCTGTTGTCTCTGTACCTTCGGAAAGTGTGATCTCAGCAAGGGCAAGAGGGGAGCTTGTGGTATAGACATGGGAGGTCAACTCTCCAGGATCGTTCTCCTCTCCTGTTGCATAGGAGCCTCTACCCACTGTGGGCATGCGAGGCACATGTTGGATGAACTCATAGAGAAGTACGGGAGAGATTATCCCTTGGATGTGGGTGGGGAAAACGTGTATTTGGAAGCCCCCATCATCAGACTGGTTACGGGAATAAAGCCCAGGACCCTGGGGGACTTGGAGGACGTGCTGGATTATTGTGAAACGGAACTCGTCCATCTCCTCTCCTGTGTTCATACGGGGCAGGAGGGAGACAACCTAGACTTTGAGTCCAAGGTCTTCCACGCTGGTATGATAGACCACGTTGTGATGGAGGTGGCGGACATCGCCCAGGTTTCGGCTTTCGGTTTTCCGAAGGCCGATCCAGAGGCTCATTTGGTGGAATTGGGGATGGGGGTAATAGACTCTTCCAAACCCGTGATTTTGGTGATAGGACACAATGTACCACCCGCGATAGGGGTGGCTGATTACTTGGCCAAGGCAGGCCTGGAGGACAAGGTAGAGGTCTGCGGGATCTGCTGTACGGCCATCGATCTCAGCAGGTATTCCAGAAAGGCCAAGATCGTGGGGCCCATTTCCTTTCAGCTTAGGTTCGTGAGGTCCGGTGTGGCGGATGTGATCATGGTGGATGAGCAATGCATAAGGACGGACATTCTGCAAGAGGCCCAAAAGGTGAATGCAGTCCTCATCACTACCCACTACAAGAACCTGCAGGGACTTCCGGACAGGACCAAAGATCCCGTGGATCAAATCGTAGAGGACTTGGTGGAAGGCAAACTTCCTGGGGCTGCCATCCTGGATCCTGAAAAAGCTGGAGAGGTAGCGGTGAAGGTAGCGATGCAGATAGCCCCCAAGAGGAGAAAGATGGGCCTTATCCCCACGGAGGAGAGGCTCATGGAGGAGTCTAGAAGATGTACTTCCTGTTTCTCTTGTGTGAGGTCATGCCCGAACACCCTTCCCATTCCCGAAGCTTTAGCGGAGGCGGGGAGGGGGAACCTCAAACCCCTCTCAGACCTCTACGAGCCCTGTGTCGGATGTGGGAAATGCGAGCAGGAGGGGGTTTGTCCCGTCGGGATAAAGCCCCATACCCTTATCGTAGGGGCCCATCGGAGAGAAATTGCGGAAGAGAAGTTCAAGATGAGGACGGGGAGGGGAGCCATTCAGGACATCGAAATAAGAAGGGTGGGTCAACCCATCGTCATGGGCGAGATCCCAGGAGTAGTAGCTTTCGTGGGTTGCTCCAACTTTCCGGGGAGCTGGAAGGAAGTGGCCAGGATGGCGGAGGAGTTTGCGAGGAGGAAGTACATCATCTGTACGACAGGATGCTCGGCGATGGCCATAGGGATGTACAGGGATGAAAACGGGCAAAGCCTTTACGAGACCTATCCCGGGGTCTTTGATGCGGGAGGAATCGTGAACTGTGGCTCCTGTGTCTCCAATTCCCACATAGCCGGTGCCGCCATCAAAATCGCCAGCATCTTCGCCAAACGCAGGCTGAGGGCCAACTACGAGGAAATAGCGGATTACATCCATAACAGGGTGGGAGCGGTGGGCGTGGCCTGGGGAGCTTACTCCCAGAAGGCCTCCTCCATAGCCAGCGGATTCTGGAGACTGGGAATCCCTGTAATCGTAGGACCTCATGGCTCGAAATACAGGAGGGCCTTGCTGGGTAGGAAGGAAGATCGAGAGGTTTGGAAGGTGATAGATGCTAGAACGGGAAAGGAGGCCTATGTGGGTCCCGTTCCCGAGCACCTCTTCTTCATGGCGGAAACGGTGGAAGAGGCCATGGTGGCCATTCCCAAGCTTTGTATGAGGGCCAGCGATACCACCAAGGGCAGGTCCATTAAGCTGAACCATTACATAGACCTGCACCGCAGGCTTTTCGGAGACCTTCCGGATGATCTCCATCTTTTCGTGAGGACGGTGGCCGACATCCCAGTGACCATGAAGGAGGAGGTAATGGCCTTCCTCAAAGAGAAAGGGTGGAAGGAATTTGAAAATCCCAATCCCGATCCCACCCTAGTTCCCAGGCTCATCAGGGTAAAGGAGGGATGA
- a CDS encoding methylenetetrahydrofolate reductase C-terminal domain-containing protein codes for MIITREKPLQEILGFLQPYKKVLVVGCDGCVQPPRSLRESERMASLIELARSSSGNPIQISATTVSRQCCAEGLQNQLKVEGYEALLSMACGVGVQVMNSVFPSLPTFPAQNTLFIGYETKREGEMFENCRACGECMLGETGGICPVARCAKGLMNGPCGGCVEGKCEVPVEIRNWKGEVVQTLKNDCAWYLIYQRLKELNRLDLFRKLRLPKNWGIAGYPRRL; via the coding sequence ATGATAATCACGAGAGAGAAACCTTTGCAGGAAATTTTGGGTTTTCTACAACCTTATAAAAAGGTCTTGGTCGTGGGTTGTGATGGCTGTGTACAACCCCCCCGTAGCCTCAGGGAAAGCGAAAGGATGGCCTCCCTTATAGAGCTGGCTAGGAGTTCCTCCGGAAACCCCATTCAGATAAGTGCCACCACCGTCAGCAGACAGTGCTGTGCGGAGGGATTGCAAAACCAGCTGAAGGTGGAGGGCTACGAGGCCCTTCTCTCGATGGCTTGCGGGGTAGGTGTGCAGGTCATGAACTCCGTTTTTCCCTCCCTTCCCACCTTCCCCGCCCAGAACACGCTCTTCATAGGTTACGAGACGAAGAGGGAGGGAGAGATGTTTGAAAATTGCAGGGCTTGCGGGGAGTGTATGCTGGGCGAGACGGGAGGGATTTGTCCCGTGGCTAGGTGTGCCAAAGGACTCATGAACGGACCCTGTGGAGGGTGTGTGGAAGGGAAATGTGAAGTGCCTGTGGAGATAAGGAACTGGAAGGGGGAGGTAGTACAGACCCTCAAAAACGACTGTGCTTGGTACCTGATTTACCAGAGGTTGAAGGAACTGAACCGTCTGGATCTCTTCCGGAAGCTCCGGCTACCCAAGAACTGGGGGATAGCCGGATACCCCAGGAGGCTCTGA
- a CDS encoding methylenetetrahydrofolate reductase, whose amino-acid sequence MKKAFSNLMKAISEGKFVYTGELEPHRSIDLSEVESWARTLKEAGIVAANVTDNPRSDSAISSMVASYLIQRNTGLETIYQLRTADRNRLALLSDVLGGAALGLRNILALTGDHTRIGTTPSSKPVFDLDSTGLIALIHKLVYEGKDLDGNELKGPRPEINVGAAANPNMDPLEIEILKLERKAEAGADFFQTQVVFDVEVARRFLREIEHIKVPTLVGIFPPRSYGQAEFFDKYVPGVRVPKEFMEAFARFRTIEDKQKRSEKINEYNVEYFSNFIREVKKERACAGIHIMAVGYPEVIKPLMESVK is encoded by the coding sequence ATGAAAAAAGCCTTCTCCAACCTGATGAAGGCCATTTCCGAAGGAAAGTTCGTGTACACGGGCGAGCTGGAACCCCACAGGAGCATAGACCTCTCGGAAGTGGAGAGCTGGGCCAGAACCCTCAAAGAGGCTGGTATCGTGGCAGCCAACGTGACCGACAATCCCAGAAGCGACTCAGCCATAAGCAGCATGGTGGCCTCCTATCTCATCCAGAGGAACACCGGATTGGAAACCATCTACCAACTGAGGACGGCCGACCGCAACAGGTTGGCCCTGCTCTCGGACGTGCTGGGTGGAGCAGCCCTGGGGCTAAGAAACATCCTAGCCCTGACCGGAGACCACACGAGGATAGGCACCACACCTTCCTCCAAACCCGTTTTCGACCTAGATTCCACCGGTCTCATCGCCCTCATCCACAAGCTGGTTTACGAGGGCAAAGACCTCGACGGCAACGAGTTGAAGGGTCCAAGGCCCGAGATCAACGTGGGCGCGGCAGCTAATCCCAACATGGACCCCCTGGAAATAGAAATCCTCAAGCTGGAACGCAAGGCGGAGGCTGGGGCTGACTTCTTCCAGACCCAAGTGGTCTTCGACGTGGAAGTGGCCAGGCGCTTTCTGAGGGAGATAGAGCATATCAAGGTTCCCACCCTCGTGGGGATCTTCCCCCCACGCTCTTATGGACAGGCCGAATTCTTTGACAAATATGTCCCGGGAGTGAGAGTGCCCAAGGAATTCATGGAGGCCTTCGCCCGCTTCAGGACCATAGAGGACAAACAGAAAAGGAGCGAGAAGATCAACGAGTATAACGTGGAATACTTCTCCAACTTCATCAGGGAAGTGAAAAAGGAGAGGGCCTGCGCCGGCATTCACATCATGGCAGTGGGATATCCAGAGGTGATAAAGCCCCTCATGGAGAGTGTAAAGTAG
- a CDS encoding hydrogenase iron-sulfur subunit has product MSTTLLQTLEVNPELCSECHFCRWACPYEAIQLEVGKKEGAKIDLEKCRTCGLCSSTCPSGAIRALYYPEELLLSRARVVETLILTCRGSSPPDLEKAVRESGVKGRPLEIRLPCLGRLDAGTMMKLLSQGIRELVVMPCEEEFCRFERGSKALERRFLLLRKVLSEMGRKEVLILRERSRKVIFNKDRCIWCGTCVDLCPYDAVKLLPSQRVAEFDLSKCMGCGICVARCPAFAIELEGFERSSFLSKVGKGAGILVLACQWAEFAWGDELAGMERRLPEGVELVYLPCLGLSDQLFVLEALRRGRKGVLVLGCPEEECKLEEGSKAASRYLKELEEKLEQVGLSGKVRFSTASPRDPTLLEKEILEFSKQLE; this is encoded by the coding sequence ATGTCCACTACTCTTCTTCAGACCCTCGAGGTGAATCCAGAACTTTGCTCCGAATGCCACTTTTGTCGTTGGGCCTGTCCCTATGAGGCCATCCAGCTGGAGGTGGGAAAGAAGGAGGGAGCAAAGATAGACTTGGAAAAGTGCAGGACCTGTGGTCTGTGCTCCTCCACCTGTCCTTCTGGGGCCATTCGCGCCCTTTACTATCCCGAAGAACTCCTCCTCTCGCGTGCGCGGGTGGTGGAAACCCTCATCCTGACCTGCAGGGGGAGTTCTCCTCCCGACCTCGAGAAGGCCGTGAGGGAGAGCGGGGTCAAAGGCAGGCCCTTGGAAATCAGGCTCCCCTGTCTGGGAAGGCTGGATGCCGGAACCATGATGAAACTCCTCTCCCAGGGGATAAGGGAACTCGTGGTGATGCCTTGCGAGGAGGAGTTCTGCCGCTTCGAAAGGGGCAGCAAGGCCCTGGAGAGGAGGTTCCTCCTCCTCAGGAAGGTCCTGTCGGAAATGGGAAGGAAGGAAGTTCTGATCCTGCGGGAAAGGTCTAGGAAGGTGATTTTCAACAAGGACAGGTGCATATGGTGTGGAACTTGTGTGGACCTCTGTCCCTACGATGCCGTGAAGCTCCTCCCCTCCCAGAGAGTGGCGGAATTCGATCTTTCTAAGTGCATGGGATGCGGGATATGCGTGGCCAGATGTCCTGCCTTCGCCATAGAGCTGGAGGGCTTCGAACGAAGTTCCTTCCTCTCGAAGGTGGGGAAGGGTGCGGGAATTTTGGTGCTCGCTTGCCAGTGGGCGGAGTTCGCATGGGGGGATGAACTGGCTGGAATGGAGCGCAGGCTTCCCGAAGGGGTGGAACTGGTCTATCTCCCTTGTCTGGGTCTCTCGGACCAGCTTTTCGTGTTGGAGGCTCTCAGGAGGGGAAGAAAGGGGGTCCTGGTTTTGGGTTGTCCTGAAGAGGAGTGCAAGCTGGAGGAAGGAAGCAAGGCTGCTTCTCGTTACCTGAAGGAATTGGAGGAAAAATTGGAACAGGTGGGGCTCTCGGGGAAGGTGAGGTTCTCCACAGCTTCCCCGCGGGATCCCACCCTCCTAGAGAAGGAGATCCTTGAATTCTCCAAACAGCTCGAGTGA
- a CDS encoding AAA family ATPase, producing the protein MLAVSGKGGVGKSTLSALMIRILSERGKGPLLAVDANPDSNLPHLLGIQVDRTVADLTSELKEEIEEGRLPPTLPKKDLLEYRVIKILKETPSFDLLVMGRGEGEGCYCMVNKLLTDILDTLSSNYRITIIDEDAGLEHLSRRMDRDVDVMLVVTDPSSMGFRTASRIKEVAKEVHLEFKKMYLVGNRFSPEQVPLLEEKAAEIGLEVGGVLPQDENVFLLNLAGKPLSELPPDSPSLKATEKLLQKLGLLDQG; encoded by the coding sequence GTGCTGGCCGTTTCGGGGAAAGGGGGAGTGGGGAAGAGCACCCTCTCCGCCCTCATGATAAGGATCCTCTCGGAAAGGGGAAAGGGTCCCCTGCTGGCGGTGGATGCCAACCCGGATTCCAATCTTCCCCATCTTTTGGGGATCCAGGTGGATCGAACGGTGGCCGACCTCACCTCCGAGCTGAAGGAAGAAATAGAGGAGGGCAGGCTCCCCCCCACCCTCCCAAAGAAGGACTTGCTGGAATACCGCGTGATCAAGATCTTGAAGGAAACTCCTTCCTTCGATTTGCTGGTGATGGGGAGGGGGGAAGGGGAGGGATGTTACTGCATGGTAAACAAGCTCCTCACGGATATCCTGGACACCCTCAGCAGCAACTACAGGATCACCATCATAGACGAGGATGCGGGGTTGGAACACTTAAGCAGGAGGATGGATAGGGATGTGGACGTGATGCTCGTCGTCACCGACCCAAGCTCCATGGGCTTCAGGACGGCCTCCAGGATAAAGGAGGTGGCCAAAGAAGTGCACTTGGAGTTCAAGAAGATGTATTTGGTGGGGAACCGCTTTTCCCCCGAACAGGTCCCCCTGTTGGAGGAAAAAGCCGCGGAAATAGGGCTTGAAGTGGGTGGAGTCCTACCCCAAGATGAAAACGTCTTCCTTTTGAACCTCGCCGGCAAACCCCTTTCCGAGCTACCCCCAGACAGTCCCTCCCTCAAAGCCACCGAAAAACTCTTACAGAAATTGGGTCTCCTCGACCAAGGATGA